The Candidatus Roizmanbacteria bacterium CG_4_9_14_0_2_um_filter_38_17 genomic sequence CCAATATTTACACCTGCCCAGTTTGCCTTGGTTTGCCGGGAGCGCTACCTGTACCAAATAAAAAAGCAGTTGACTGGGTGATAATGTTAGGTCAGGCCTTGGGTTGTAAGATCGCTAAAAATTCAAGGTTTGACCGAAAGAATTATTTTTATCCGGATTTACCAAAAGGGTATCAGATTAGTCAATACGATGAGCCACTGGCAGTGGGTGGTGAACTTGCTGGTGTACATATAACCAGAGTTCATTTGGAAGAAGATACGGGAAAATTAATACATGCAACAGTTAAGAATAAGAAAGTTAGCCTTGTGGATTTTAATCGGAGTGGAGTAGCATTGGTAGAGATAGTAACAGAACCAGATATTAGAAGTAGTGAGCAAGCAGTGATGTTTTTGAAACGATTGCGCCAGATTGTGCGTTACTTAGGTATATCTGATGCAGATATGGAAAAGGGGTCGATGAGGATAGAGCCAAATATCTCTCTTTCCAGGTATGTCAACTCAGTACATTCCAGGAATGTACAGGAATTGCCTAATTATAAGGCGGAGGTGAAGAATATTAATTCGTTTAAGTTTGCAAAAAAAGCTATTGATTATGAATTAAAACGACATGAGGAGATTCTAGAAAAAGGCCAAACACCAAAACAAGAAACCCGTGGCTGGGATGAGAAGAAAAATATTACTGTTTCACAGAGACTTAAGGAGGAGGCGAATGATTATAGATATTTTCCCGAGCCAGACATTCCTCCTATGAACTTTGCTAAGCCCTACCTGGATAGAATAAGAGCAGAGATTCCTGAATTGCCAGATCAAAAATTTAACAGATATATTAAAGAATATGGGCTTTCAGAATATGATAGTGAAATATTGTCTGTAAATCGAGAAGTAGCATTATGGTTTGAAGAGTCTGTTGCTGCATATGTTCAGACTGTTACCTCGGGGATAAAACAGAAGAAAAATGTGCAACCATCCGCTTATGCAAAAGTCATTGCAAACTGGATTACCGGAGACTTGGCTAATTTGCTTAAAAAAGATAAAGTTAAGATTGGTGAGATAAAGTTATTGCCTGCACACTTAGCGGAGTTGCTTTATCTTGTAGATAAGGGTGAGATATCTTCAACAGCAGCTAAAAGAGTATTTATCAAAGTATATAAAACCGGTGAAACTCCCTCTAATATAGTTAAAGAACTAGATTTGGGAATTGATCAGAATAGTTCTGCTCTTAAAAAAATAGTTGAGGAAGTAATGAACACAAATTACAAAGCAGTTGAAGAGCTTAAGGCCGGAAAAGGGGCAGCTATCGGCTTTTTAATTGGGCAAGTGATGCAAAAAATGAAAGGCAAAGCTGATGCAATAACAGTGAGTAAGCTAATTAAGGAGTTATTGGTAAATAAGTAATGAGTAAATTTGTCCATCTACATGTCCATAGTGAATATTCCCTTCTTGATGGCTTGGCTAAACTTCCAAAATTAATAAAGAGAACCAAGGAACTTGATATGGATG encodes the following:
- a CDS encoding Asp-tRNA(Asn)/Glu-tRNA(Gln) amidotransferase GatCAB subunit B; translation: MTNSKYTPIIGLEIHIELGTASKMFCGCKNDPFGAEKPNIYTCPVCLGLPGALPVPNKKAVDWVIMLGQALGCKIAKNSRFDRKNYFYPDLPKGYQISQYDEPLAVGGELAGVHITRVHLEEDTGKLIHATVKNKKVSLVDFNRSGVALVEIVTEPDIRSSEQAVMFLKRLRQIVRYLGISDADMEKGSMRIEPNISLSRYVNSVHSRNVQELPNYKAEVKNINSFKFAKKAIDYELKRHEEILEKGQTPKQETRGWDEKKNITVSQRLKEEANDYRYFPEPDIPPMNFAKPYLDRIRAEIPELPDQKFNRYIKEYGLSEYDSEILSVNREVALWFEESVAAYVQTVTSGIKQKKNVQPSAYAKVIANWITGDLANLLKKDKVKIGEIKLLPAHLAELLYLVDKGEISSTAAKRVFIKVYKTGETPSNIVKELDLGIDQNSSALKKIVEEVMNTNYKAVEELKAGKGAAIGFLIGQVMQKMKGKADAITVSKLIKELLVNK